From Brassica oleracea var. oleracea cultivar TO1000 chromosome C3, BOL, whole genome shotgun sequence, a single genomic window includes:
- the LOC106331668 gene encoding proline transporter 3-like: MNATGAKNRVSNVNGAEHFDIEVPDTAHQISSDSWFQVAFVLTTSINNAYVLGYTGTVMVPLGWVGGVIGLILASAISLYANILVAKLHEFGGKRHIRYRDLAGFIYGRKAYCVTWGLQYVNLFMINCGFIILAGSALKAVYVLFRDDHTMKLPYFIAIAGLVCAVFAIGVPHLSALGIWLGVSTILSLIYIIVAMVLSVKDGVKTPHSRNYEIQGSSISKLFTITAAAANLVFVFNTGMLPEIQATVKQPVVKNMVKALYFQFTLGLLPMYAVMFIGYWAYGSSTSTYLLNNVNGPVWVKALANISAFLQTVICLHIFASPSYEYMDTKFGIKGGTFVLKNLLFRIMARGGYLAVSTLLSALLPFLGDFMSLTGAVSTIPLTFILANHMYYKAKNDKLNTMQKLWHWLNVVFFSLMSVAATIAALRLIVVDSKNFHVFSDL; this comes from the exons ATGAATGCCACAGGAGCTAAAAATCGCGTAAGCAATGTAAATGGCGCAGAACACTTTGATATCGAAGTCCCTGACACTGCTCATCAGATTAGCAGCG ATTCATGGTTTCAAGTGGCGTTCGTTCTTACAACCAGTATAAACAACGCGTATGTGTTGGGATATACAGGAACAGTAATGGTTCCATTGGGTTGGGTTGGTGGTGTAATTGGTCTTATTCTTGCTTCTGCTATCTCTCTCTACGCAAATATTCTTGTAGCCAAGCTTCATGAGTTTGGTGGCAAAAGACACATTCGCTATAGAGATCTTGCTGGATTCATTTACG GTAGAAAGGCTTATTGTGTTACATGGGGATTGCAATATGTCAATCTTTTCATGATTAATTGTGGATTTATCATCCTAGCTGGTTCTGCTTTAAAG GCTGTTTATGTGCTTTTTAGGGATGATCATACCATGAAACTACCTTACTTTATAGCTATCGCCGGTCTTGTATGTGCGGTTTTCGCCATTGGTGTTCCTCACTTATCTGCTCTAGGGATCTGGCTTGGAGTTTCGACAATCCTCAGTCTCATCTACATCATTGTGGCAATGGTCCTATCAGTTAAAGATG GAGTGAAAACACCACATTCAAGAAATTACGAGATACAAGGATCATCAATAAGTAAACTATTTACCATCACAGCTGCTGCCGCAAATCTTGTTTTTGTATTCAACACAGGGATGCTTCCAGAAATTCAG GCGACAGTGAAGCAACCGGTTGTGAAAAATATGGTGAAGGCTCTATACTTTCAGTTCACGCTAGGTCTTTTACCAATGTACGCGGTTATGTTCATTGGATATTGGGCTTACGGATCATCAACCTCGACCTATCTGCTAAACAACGTTAACGGCCCTGTCTGGGTCAAAGCCCTTGCTAACATCTCAGCTTTCCTTCAGACCGTTATCTGTTTGCAC ATTTTTGCGAGTCCATCATATGAGTATATGGACACAAAGTTTGGGATCAAAGGAGGCACATTTGTGTTAAAGAACTTGTTGTTTAGGATCATGGCTCGAGGCGGGTACCTAGCGGTTAGCACACTTCTCTCGGCGCTCTTGCCGTTCTTAGGGGACTTCATGAGCCTCACTGGTGCAGTGAGCACAATACCTCTAACATTCATTCTAGCCAACCACATGTACTATAAGGCTAAGAACGATAAGCTCAATACTATGCAGAAGCTATGGCATTGGCTTAACGTTGTCTTCTTCAGTTTGATGTCTGTTGCTGCCACTATTGCAGCTCTTAGGCTCATCGTTGTTGACTCCAAGAATTTCCACGTTTTTTCAGATTTGTAA